One Acinetobacter colistiniresistens DNA segment encodes these proteins:
- the rimO gene encoding 30S ribosomal protein S12 methylthiotransferase RimO: MKTPKVGFVSLGCPKALVDSERILTQLKTEGYQVASDYDGADLVVVNTCGFIESAVQESLDAIGEAMSENGRVIVTGCLGKDEDKIRQMHPNVLKVTGAAAYQDVMEAVHEYVPAPPKHNPFIDLVPEQGVRLTPKHYAYLKISEGCNHRCTFCIIPSMRGDLVSRPVGKVLDEAAALKRAGVKEVLVISQDTSAYGVDTKYKLDFWNGQPVKTKFYDMCEALGQLGIWVRLHYVYPYPHVDAAIDLMAQGKILPYLDIPFQHASPRILKLMKRPAHSENTLERLKLWREKCPELVIRSTFVVGFPGETEEDFQILLEWLKEAQLDRVGCFTYSPVEGATANDLPDHVPEEIKQDRYERFMEVQQAISAAKLQKRIGQTMTVLVDSLEEEFPVAVARSYADAPEIDGNVFVEDIDKSVIKAGDLLEVEITDADEYDLFAKLIQIKSA, from the coding sequence ATGAAGACCCCCAAAGTCGGTTTTGTATCTTTAGGTTGTCCTAAGGCATTGGTAGATTCTGAACGAATTTTAACTCAGTTAAAGACTGAAGGTTATCAAGTTGCATCAGATTATGACGGTGCAGATTTGGTTGTTGTTAACACCTGTGGTTTTATTGAATCTGCAGTGCAAGAGTCTTTAGACGCCATTGGCGAAGCCATGAGCGAAAACGGTCGAGTGATCGTAACGGGCTGCCTAGGTAAAGATGAAGACAAAATTCGCCAGATGCATCCAAATGTACTTAAAGTAACAGGGGCGGCAGCTTATCAAGATGTGATGGAAGCAGTACACGAATATGTACCTGCACCACCAAAACACAACCCATTTATTGATTTAGTACCAGAGCAAGGTGTTCGTTTAACACCAAAGCATTATGCCTATTTGAAAATATCAGAAGGCTGTAACCACCGTTGTACATTCTGCATTATCCCAAGCATGCGTGGAGACTTGGTCTCTCGTCCTGTAGGTAAAGTATTGGATGAAGCAGCTGCACTTAAACGTGCTGGTGTAAAAGAAGTCTTGGTGATTTCTCAAGATACTTCTGCTTATGGTGTGGATACCAAGTATAAGTTGGACTTCTGGAATGGCCAGCCAGTCAAAACCAAGTTCTATGACATGTGTGAAGCCCTTGGTCAGCTCGGTATCTGGGTGCGTTTACATTATGTTTATCCATATCCACACGTAGATGCTGCCATTGACTTGATGGCGCAAGGTAAAATCCTCCCTTATTTAGATATTCCTTTTCAGCACGCCAGTCCGCGCATCTTAAAATTGATGAAGCGACCAGCTCATAGTGAAAATACATTAGAGCGCCTTAAATTGTGGCGTGAAAAATGCCCTGAATTGGTGATTCGTTCAACATTCGTTGTAGGTTTCCCAGGGGAAACAGAAGAAGATTTCCAGATTTTATTGGAATGGTTGAAAGAAGCTCAACTTGACCGTGTTGGTTGTTTTACTTATTCGCCTGTAGAAGGTGCAACTGCGAATGATCTGCCTGATCATGTGCCAGAAGAAATCAAGCAAGATCGTTATGAGCGTTTTATGGAAGTTCAACAGGCGATTTCTGCGGCCAAATTACAAAAACGTATTGGTCAGACAATGACGGTGCTTGTCGACAGTCTGGAAGAAGAATTTCCAGTGGCTGTTGCGCGTTCCTATGCAGATGCACCAGAAATTGATGGCAATGTTTTTGTTGAAGATATTGATAAGAGCGTGATTAAAGCAGGTGATTTGCTTGAAGTCGAAATTACGGATGCAGATGAATATGATTTGTTTGCAAAGTTAATTCAGATTAAATCTGCTTGA
- the pyrH gene encoding UMP kinase, with translation MSASKNPRYARILLKLSGEALAGNKDMGIDAQVLDQMSLSIAHLVGLGVQVGIVVGGGNLYRGSQLQKDGLVGRVTGDQMGMLATVMNGLAMRDALVRRNIRTRLMSALSIGTVVEPYSSRDAIRHLSQGEVCVFVAGTGNPFFTTDTAACLRGIEIEANLILKATKVDGVYNKDPSKYDDAVKYDNLTFDQVLDEKLGVMDLTAICLCRDHNVPLQVFDMNKSGALLSVVMGEKEGTHVTN, from the coding sequence ATGTCAGCGTCTAAAAATCCACGTTATGCACGAATTTTGCTAAAGCTTTCGGGTGAAGCTTTAGCGGGTAATAAAGATATGGGTATTGATGCCCAAGTGTTGGATCAGATGTCGCTTTCGATTGCACACTTGGTCGGTTTAGGCGTACAAGTGGGTATCGTTGTTGGTGGTGGTAACTTGTACCGTGGTAGCCAACTACAGAAAGATGGTCTGGTGGGTCGTGTAACGGGTGACCAGATGGGTATGTTAGCGACAGTGATGAACGGTTTAGCAATGCGTGATGCATTGGTGCGTCGTAATATTAGAACACGTTTAATGTCAGCATTATCAATCGGTACTGTGGTTGAGCCTTATTCAAGCCGTGATGCGATTCGTCACTTGAGTCAAGGTGAAGTTTGCGTATTTGTTGCCGGTACAGGGAATCCATTCTTTACTACAGATACAGCAGCTTGCTTACGCGGTATCGAGATTGAGGCAAACTTGATCTTGAAAGCGACCAAAGTGGATGGTGTTTATAACAAAGATCCAAGCAAATATGATGATGCAGTTAAATATGACAATTTAACTTTCGATCAAGTGCTGGATGAAAAGCTTGGTGTGATGGATTTGACAGCAATTTGTTTATGTCGTGATCACAATGTGCCATTGCAAGTTTTTGATATGAACAAATCTGGTGCATTACTTTCTGTCGTAATGGGCGAAAAAGAGGGTACTCACGTTACGAATTAA
- the frr gene encoding ribosome recycling factor has protein sequence MINDLKQDSEQRMQKSLDSLELGFAKVRTGRAHPSILNGVMVSYYGSDVPLNQVANIGLEDSRTLLVQPFERSMVAAIDKAIREAGLGLNPITADAIRVPMAALTEETRRDMQKVARAEAENAKVAIRNIRRDVLGDIKALLKEKEISEDDDRRASDEIQKITDKYVAEVDKRLAAKEAELMKV, from the coding sequence ATGATTAACGATCTCAAACAAGATAGCGAACAGCGTATGCAAAAGTCGCTTGACTCGTTAGAGTTAGGCTTTGCCAAAGTTCGTACAGGTCGTGCGCACCCATCAATTTTAAATGGTGTGATGGTTTCTTACTACGGCTCTGATGTTCCATTAAATCAAGTGGCAAATATTGGGCTTGAAGATTCGCGTACGCTGTTAGTTCAACCATTTGAACGCTCAATGGTTGCTGCAATTGATAAAGCGATTCGTGAAGCGGGTTTGGGACTAAATCCTATTACTGCTGATGCAATCCGTGTACCAATGGCTGCATTAACAGAAGAAACTCGTCGTGATATGCAAAAAGTTGCGCGTGCGGAAGCTGAAAATGCCAAAGTTGCGATTCGTAATATCCGTCGTGATGTATTAGGTGATATCAAAGCATTATTGAAAGAAAAAGAAATTTCTGAAGATGATGATCGCCGTGCATCGGATGAAATTCAGAAAATTACTGATAAATATGTTGCAGAGGTTGATAAACGTCTTGCAGCGAAAGAAGCAGAATTGATGAAGGTCTGA
- the uppS gene encoding polyprenyl diphosphate synthase, with protein sequence MTLQEESLLPQHVAIIMDGNNRFAKKKQMQKGDGHREGKNVLDPIVEHCKKEGVRALTVFAFSSENWNRPQYEVELLMKLLEETIHEQLPRMEKFNISLRFIGDRARLSSELRDLMQYAEQKTAAFNSMTLTIAISYGGMWDMAHAAKLIAQDALAGKVQADQINVDLFDKYVSLNDLPAVDLLIRTGGDYRLSNFLLWQAAYAELYFTDTLWPEFTIEELDHAFRVFSGRERRFGKTSEQIQQAKIEN encoded by the coding sequence ATGACCTTGCAAGAAGAATCGCTTCTTCCTCAACATGTTGCCATCATTATGGATGGCAACAATCGTTTTGCTAAAAAAAAGCAAATGCAAAAAGGTGATGGGCATCGGGAAGGCAAAAATGTCTTGGATCCTATTGTTGAACATTGCAAAAAAGAGGGTGTACGTGCTTTAACGGTTTTTGCATTTTCAAGTGAAAATTGGAATCGGCCACAATACGAAGTAGAGTTGTTGATGAAGTTGTTAGAAGAGACAATTCATGAACAATTACCCCGTATGGAAAAGTTCAATATCTCGTTACGTTTTATTGGTGATCGTGCCCGATTATCGAGTGAGTTGCGTGATCTCATGCAATACGCAGAGCAAAAAACGGCAGCTTTTAATTCCATGACTTTAACCATTGCGATTAGCTATGGGGGAATGTGGGATATGGCACATGCTGCAAAGCTTATTGCTCAAGATGCACTTGCTGGAAAAGTTCAAGCAGATCAGATAAATGTTGATTTATTTGATAAATATGTCAGTCTAAATGATCTACCTGCTGTTGATTTGTTAATTCGCACGGGCGGAGATTACCGTTTGTCTAACTTCTTGTTGTGGCAAGCTGCGTATGCGGAATTATATTTTACCGATACGTTGTGGCCAGAATTTACAATAGAAGAGTTAGATCACGCATTTCGTGTTTTTTCAGGACGTGAAAGACGCTTTGGTAAAACCTCAGAACAGATTCAACAAGCGAAAATCGAGAATTAA
- a CDS encoding phosphatidate cytidylyltransferase gives MLERIITALVLVAVVLSCMFATQSHYPMFILMILAAGVAGYEWFKLMPRTTASASVSKPKAWIYGGCVAAVSTLALFFDDVALLLWAASILTWLGSIYWVKNFPESDSWYNASLYIVGFILISAAVTALYAVWHSSPWWLMYLFLLVWGADSGAYFVGRKFGKKKLAPFVSPNKSVEGLYGGIATTVLIMLVVQYSYLNLTAVQLILFLILSIVTVFASVLGDLFESMIKRRAGIKDSGRVLPGHGGVLDRIDSLLAAAPIFATGMYILKLIGVDL, from the coding sequence ATGTTAGAGCGGATTATTACCGCATTGGTGTTAGTTGCTGTTGTTTTAAGTTGCATGTTTGCAACGCAATCACATTATCCAATGTTTATACTGATGATTTTAGCCGCAGGGGTTGCAGGTTACGAATGGTTTAAGCTTATGCCTCGAACAACTGCATCTGCATCGGTCTCAAAACCTAAGGCTTGGATCTATGGCGGATGCGTTGCGGCTGTATCCACACTAGCATTATTTTTTGATGATGTAGCGCTTTTGCTGTGGGCTGCCTCTATTCTCACTTGGTTGGGCAGTATCTATTGGGTTAAGAACTTTCCTGAATCGGATAGCTGGTACAATGCATCCTTATATATCGTTGGATTTATTCTGATTTCTGCTGCTGTTACAGCGCTCTATGCGGTCTGGCATAGTTCACCGTGGTGGTTGATGTATTTGTTCTTGTTGGTTTGGGGGGCTGATAGTGGTGCATACTTTGTCGGCCGTAAATTTGGTAAGAAAAAACTTGCACCCTTTGTGAGTCCAAACAAATCTGTTGAAGGTCTTTATGGTGGTATCGCTACAACTGTGCTAATTATGTTGGTTGTGCAATATTCCTACTTAAATTTAACTGCCGTACAGCTTATTTTGTTCTTAATCCTATCGATTGTTACTGTGTTTGCTTCCGTGTTGGGCGATTTGTTTGAATCAATGATTAAACGCCGTGCAGGAATTAAAGATTCTGGTCGGGTTCTTCCAGGGCATGGCGGTGTGTTGGATCGTATCGATTCTTTACTTGCTGCAGCACCGATTTTTGCAACGGGTATGTATATATTAAAACTTATTGGTGTAGATCTTTAA
- the ispC gene encoding 1-deoxy-D-xylulose-5-phosphate reductoisomerase, which yields MTQAVCILGVTGSIGQSTLKVLEQHPDQYTVFAVSAYSRLDELLEICKKYHPKIVVVPNDKAFELQQKFNQEHLKQIEILTDESGLIAVAEHADVDIVMAAIVGAAGLLPTLAAVKAGKRVLLANKEALVMSGDIMMQAARDHHALLLPVDSEHNAIFQSLPHDYLNAERTGQPQLGVSQILLTASGGPFLNHSLEQLHDVTPQQACKHPNWSMGQKISVDSATLMNKGLELIEACHLFSISEHFVTVVVHPQSIIHSMVQYVDGSTLAQMGNPDMCTPIAHALAWPKRLATHVPALNLFETAQLNFQSPDIVKFPALDLARQAMRAGGLAPTILNAANEMAVAAFLQKKIRFTEITQVVENTLQTVQNAKAENIDIILQTDMIARQIAEKYIVGIGG from the coding sequence ATGACTCAAGCTGTTTGTATATTGGGTGTTACGGGTTCAATTGGACAAAGTACTTTAAAAGTATTGGAACAACACCCAGACCAATACACTGTATTTGCAGTCTCTGCATATAGTCGTTTAGATGAACTTTTAGAAATTTGTAAAAAATATCATCCAAAAATTGTGGTTGTGCCGAATGATAAAGCATTTGAGTTACAGCAAAAATTCAATCAAGAACATCTAAAACAGATTGAAATTTTAACGGATGAGTCGGGCTTAATTGCAGTTGCTGAACATGCTGATGTTGATATTGTTATGGCAGCAATTGTTGGGGCTGCGGGTTTACTGCCAACTTTGGCGGCAGTAAAAGCAGGTAAACGTGTTTTGCTTGCCAATAAAGAAGCCTTGGTGATGTCTGGTGACATTATGATGCAGGCAGCACGTGATCATCATGCGCTATTGTTACCTGTAGACTCTGAGCATAATGCTATCTTTCAGTCTTTACCCCACGATTATTTAAATGCAGAAAGAACAGGACAGCCCCAGCTCGGGGTGTCTCAGATTTTGCTGACCGCATCAGGTGGGCCTTTTCTGAATCACTCCTTGGAACAGTTGCATGATGTTACTCCTCAACAAGCTTGTAAACATCCAAATTGGTCAATGGGACAAAAAATCTCTGTTGATTCTGCAACATTGATGAATAAAGGCTTAGAATTGATCGAAGCTTGTCATTTGTTTTCAATATCAGAACATTTTGTTACAGTTGTTGTTCATCCACAAAGTATTATTCATTCCATGGTGCAATATGTGGATGGATCAACTTTGGCGCAAATGGGTAATCCAGATATGTGTACGCCGATTGCACATGCATTGGCTTGGCCAAAACGTCTGGCAACACATGTCCCGGCACTGAATTTGTTTGAGACAGCTCAATTGAATTTTCAGTCGCCTGATATTGTTAAATTTCCTGCATTGGATTTAGCACGTCAGGCAATGCGTGCAGGTGGCTTGGCACCGACGATTTTAAATGCGGCAAATGAAATGGCAGTTGCAGCATTTTTACAGAAAAAGATTCGATTTACTGAGATTACTCAGGTAGTCGAGAATACTTTGCAAACTGTACAAAATGCTAAAGCAGAAAATATAGACATCATTTTACAGACTGATATGATCGCAAGACAAATTGCAGAAAAGTATATTGTGGGTATAGGAGGCTAA
- the rseP gene encoding RIP metalloprotease RseP — protein MNALFMIVAAILLLGPLIAIHEFGHYWVARKLGVKVLVYSIGFGPTLLKWQSKKSGIQYQLSALPLGGYVKMLDEREGNVAEQDLPYAFNRQSPWKRIAIVAAGPLINLIFAVFLFWILFLPAQEQLNTRIGKIMPNTPAAQVDLHVGDKVLMVDGKATATWEKLNYALVNRVGETGQVSIIVDRAGAEKQFSLPIKEFLKDQSQSPLDVLGFLPYRPVIPATVKELSADGAAIRQGMKAGDQIVAIDNVAMKDWFDVVDVVQKSPEKLLNIDVIRQGQLVHLQVMPQGQRDNMGNTTGMLGVKSDAGKITIPNDYKQTIQYSPVEALGVAFEKTTQLSGMIFNSIIKMVRGLIGLDNLSGPITIAKVAGQSAEMGWQTFISFMALMSVSLGILNLLPIPMLDGGHLVYYFIEAIRGKPVSEQIQMFGLKVGMVLLGSMMLLALFNDFMRL, from the coding sequence ATGAATGCACTATTTATGATTGTTGCAGCGATTTTATTGCTTGGTCCTCTGATCGCAATTCACGAATTTGGTCATTATTGGGTCGCACGTAAATTAGGCGTTAAAGTTCTGGTCTATTCGATTGGTTTTGGTCCAACTTTACTGAAATGGCAATCTAAGAAATCAGGCATCCAATATCAACTTTCTGCTTTACCACTTGGTGGTTATGTCAAGATGCTGGATGAACGTGAAGGAAATGTTGCAGAGCAAGATTTACCTTATGCGTTTAACCGCCAGTCTCCATGGAAACGTATTGCAATTGTTGCTGCTGGCCCTTTGATTAATCTGATTTTTGCTGTGTTCCTGTTTTGGATTTTATTCTTACCTGCACAAGAGCAACTGAATACGCGTATCGGGAAAATCATGCCGAATACGCCAGCAGCACAAGTTGACTTACACGTGGGTGATAAAGTGTTGATGGTCGATGGTAAAGCGACCGCTACGTGGGAAAAACTGAATTATGCTTTGGTTAATCGTGTAGGTGAGACTGGTCAGGTTTCCATTATTGTTGATCGTGCCGGTGCAGAAAAGCAGTTTAGTCTACCAATCAAAGAATTTTTAAAAGATCAAAGTCAATCTCCTTTGGATGTATTGGGGTTTTTGCCTTACCGTCCTGTTATTCCAGCCACAGTCAAAGAACTGAGTGCGGATGGCGCTGCAATCCGTCAAGGGATGAAAGCGGGTGACCAGATTGTTGCAATTGATAATGTTGCAATGAAAGATTGGTTTGATGTTGTCGATGTTGTTCAAAAATCACCAGAAAAGCTATTGAATATTGATGTGATACGTCAAGGTCAATTGGTGCATTTGCAGGTAATGCCTCAAGGGCAACGCGACAATATGGGTAATACGACTGGGATGCTTGGTGTGAAAAGCGATGCAGGCAAGATCACGATTCCAAATGACTACAAGCAAACCATTCAATACTCACCTGTTGAAGCGCTTGGTGTTGCTTTCGAGAAGACAACACAGCTTTCAGGTATGATTTTTAACTCTATCATCAAAATGGTGCGTGGATTAATTGGTTTAGATAATCTTTCTGGTCCAATCACGATTGCGAAAGTGGCGGGGCAAAGTGCAGAAATGGGATGGCAAACGTTTATCTCATTTATGGCTTTAATGAGTGTGAGTTTGGGGATTCTAAATTTACTACCGATCCCAATGCTGGATGGTGGTCATTTGGTGTATTACTTTATTGAAGCAATTCGTGGTAAACCTGTTTCTGAACAAATACAGATGTTTGGTCTAAAAGTTGGTATGGTACTGCTCGGTAGCATGATGCTTTTGGCTTTATTTAACGACTTCATGCGTTTATAA
- the bamA gene encoding outer membrane protein assembly factor BamA yields MGMRHTHLLMPLALVSAMAVVQQAYAADEFLAQDIRIDGLVRLTPASIYSMLPINSGDRVSDPMIAEAIRTLYASGLFDDIKAFKENNVLVFKVVERPVISKLEFKGNKLIPKEALEQGLKKMGIAEGEVFKKSALQVIETELEQQYTQQGRYDADVTVETVARPNNRVELKLNFNEGTAAKVFDINIIGNTVFSDSDIKQAFAVKESGWASIVTRNDRYAREKMAASLEALRALYLNKGYINFNIINSQLNISEDKKHIFIEVSVDEGSQFKFGETKFLGDALYKPEELTALKLYKDGETYSQEKVNAVKQLLLRKYGNAGYYYAEVNVVPEINNQTGIVNLNYYINPGQQVTVRRINFTGNSKTADEVLRREMRQMEGALASNEKIDLSKVRLERTGFFKTVDVKPVRVPNSPDEVDLNVNVEEQHSGTTTLAVGYSQNGGVTFQAGLSQTNFMGTGNRVAIDLSRSETQDYYNLSVTDPYFTIDGVSRGYNVYYRKTKLNKDYNVNNYVTDSIGGSVSFGYPIDENQSLSASLGIDQTKVRTGPNVSTYIRDYLLANGGKTTGYGSYCPTEDLAKDDKGNYTGACNPGKDIPYGNAFEGTFLTYNLNLGWSYNTLNRPIFPTSGMSHRVGLEIGLPGSDVDYQKLTYDAQAFKSLWGGFVLRGYGKLGYGNDLPFYKNFYAGGYGSVRGYDNSTLGPKYPSVIFRETGQNDPSPEEVGGNALVQFGTELALPLPFKGDWTRQVRPVVFAEGAQVFDTQCKIPSSSQTPLINGQPQVDLKQYCKDNNGFDFGNMRYSVGVGFTWITMIGPLSLSYAYPLNDKKGDETKSIQFEIGRTF; encoded by the coding sequence ATGGGCATGCGTCACACACATTTATTAATGCCTTTGGCACTGGTTAGTGCGATGGCAGTGGTACAACAAGCATACGCTGCAGATGAGTTTCTTGCACAAGATATACGAATTGATGGCTTAGTGCGTTTAACACCTGCAAGTATCTATTCTATGTTACCGATAAATAGTGGCGATAGAGTTAGTGATCCGATGATTGCTGAGGCAATCCGTACTTTATATGCTTCAGGTTTATTTGATGACATTAAAGCTTTTAAAGAAAATAATGTATTAGTCTTTAAAGTTGTTGAGCGTCCAGTTATCTCTAAATTGGAGTTCAAAGGCAATAAACTCATTCCAAAAGAAGCCTTAGAACAAGGTTTAAAGAAGATGGGGATTGCTGAGGGTGAAGTTTTCAAAAAGTCTGCGTTGCAGGTGATTGAAACTGAGCTAGAACAACAATATACCCAGCAAGGTCGTTATGATGCAGATGTAACTGTTGAAACAGTTGCACGTCCAAATAACCGCGTTGAATTAAAGCTGAACTTCAATGAAGGTACAGCCGCGAAAGTATTCGATATCAATATTATCGGTAATACCGTCTTTAGTGATAGCGATATCAAGCAAGCTTTCGCGGTTAAAGAAAGTGGTTGGGCTTCAATTGTTACGCGTAATGACCGTTATGCGCGTGAGAAAATGGCAGCAAGTCTAGAAGCTTTACGTGCTTTATATCTAAACAAAGGTTATATCAATTTTAATATCATCAACTCACAGTTAAACATCAGTGAAGATAAGAAACATATCTTTATTGAGGTTTCGGTGGATGAAGGCAGCCAGTTTAAATTTGGCGAAACAAAGTTCCTCGGTGATGCACTTTATAAGCCAGAAGAGTTAACAGCGCTTAAATTGTATAAAGATGGCGAAACCTATTCACAAGAAAAAGTGAATGCAGTTAAGCAACTTCTTTTGCGTAAATATGGTAATGCAGGCTATTACTATGCTGAAGTGAATGTTGTGCCTGAGATTAATAATCAAACAGGTATTGTTAACCTGAATTATTATATTAATCCTGGTCAGCAAGTAACCGTTCGTCGTATTAACTTCACGGGGAATAGTAAAACTGCGGATGAAGTACTACGTCGTGAAATGCGTCAAATGGAAGGTGCATTAGCAAGCAACGAGAAAATAGACCTTTCTAAAGTCCGTTTAGAGCGTACAGGTTTCTTTAAAACCGTTGATGTTAAACCTGTTCGTGTACCAAATTCACCAGATGAAGTGGATTTGAATGTGAATGTTGAAGAACAACATTCTGGTACGACAACACTTGCGGTCGGCTATTCACAAAATGGTGGTGTAACCTTCCAGGCTGGTTTAAGTCAGACTAACTTTATGGGGACGGGTAATCGTGTAGCGATTGATTTATCACGTTCTGAAACGCAAGATTACTATAACTTAAGTGTGACTGATCCATACTTCACCATTGATGGCGTGAGTCGTGGTTATAACGTTTACTATCGTAAGACCAAGCTAAACAAAGACTATAACGTCAACAACTATGTCACTGATAGTATTGGTGGTAGTGTAAGTTTTGGTTATCCAATTGATGAAAACCAAAGTTTAAGTGCCTCTTTAGGAATTGATCAAACGAAAGTGCGTACTGGTCCAAATGTTTCGACCTATATTCGTGACTATTTGCTAGCAAATGGTGGTAAGACTACAGGTTATGGTAGTTATTGCCCAACAGAAGATTTAGCGAAAGATGATAAAGGAAATTATACTGGTGCATGTAATCCTGGCAAAGACATTCCTTATGGGAATGCTTTTGAAGGCACTTTCTTAACCTATAACTTGAACTTGGGTTGGTCGTATAACACCTTGAACCGTCCAATTTTCCCGACCTCGGGTATGTCACATCGTGTTGGGCTTGAAATTGGTTTACCGGGTAGTGATGTCGATTACCAAAAATTAACCTACGATGCACAGGCATTTAAATCACTTTGGGGTGGGTTTGTACTGCGCGGTTACGGTAAGTTAGGTTATGGTAATGATCTACCATTCTATAAGAACTTCTATGCAGGTGGTTATGGTTCAGTTCGCGGTTATGATAACAGCACACTGGGACCTAAGTATCCAAGTGTAATTTTCCGTGAGACTGGGCAAAATGACCCTAGCCCAGAAGAAGTAGGTGGTAATGCATTGGTTCAATTTGGTACCGAATTAGCACTTCCTTTACCATTTAAAGGCGATTGGACACGTCAAGTACGACCAGTAGTTTTTGCTGAAGGTGCACAAGTATTTGATACACAATGTAAAATACCAAGTTCATCGCAAACACCTTTGATTAATGGTCAGCCTCAAGTTGACCTCAAACAGTATTGCAAAGATAACAATGGCTTTGATTTTGGCAATATGCGCTATAGCGTAGGTGTAGGTTTCACATGGATTACCATGATTGGTCCTTTATCGCTTAGCTACGCATATCCGCTAAATGATAAAAAAGGCGATGAGACGAAGTCTATCCAATTTGAAATCGGTCGTACTTTCTAA
- a CDS encoding OmpH family outer membrane protein: MKKLTMLMLGLGFTVSATVNAAGLAVVDLAKVVESSTYLKQQNASLTQSVKPTSTKLEQLGKELESLQQKAQTDGQKMNQADIQKLTAQYQSKLSEFNSTQQGLQTKVQSSLQAMNTTFETRVKQAAEQLRKENNLDFILNKNSAIASDAQYDLTDKMIQKVNAIK; encoded by the coding sequence ATGAAAAAATTAACAATGCTCATGTTAGGGTTAGGCTTCACGGTTTCTGCAACTGTAAATGCTGCAGGTCTAGCAGTAGTAGATTTAGCTAAGGTTGTGGAAAGCAGCACTTATCTTAAGCAGCAAAATGCAAGCTTAACTCAGTCAGTAAAACCAACATCGACTAAACTTGAGCAATTGGGTAAAGAATTAGAATCTTTGCAGCAAAAAGCACAGACTGATGGTCAAAAAATGAATCAAGCTGATATTCAAAAGCTTACTGCACAATATCAGTCGAAACTCAGTGAATTCAATTCAACGCAACAAGGTTTACAGACCAAAGTTCAGTCAAGTTTACAGGCAATGAACACGACTTTTGAAACACGCGTGAAGCAGGCAGCTGAACAATTGCGTAAAGAGAATAATTTAGACTTCATTTTAAATAAAAATTCTGCGATTGCCTCTGACGCGCAGTATGATTTAACTGATAAAATGATTCAAAAGGTTAATGCAATTAAATAA